The proteins below are encoded in one region of Sulfolobus sp. A20:
- a CDS encoding sugar porter family MFS transporter, translating into MSSQSALQQILDHIDTKKVTRFYWIITILAAIGGFLFGYDTEVIGIASVFVPYHFTGLVLGYEIASASLGAAIGAIIAYFYTDRYGRKSLLIADAGIYAGAAILSALTINGLMLLIMRTIIGIAIGADSAVATAYITEYAPKDRRGALGIMQQWMITIGILGSYIVGSAILLIAPSLAFTIDWRLILGVAAIPAIIGLVFRFLMPESPRWLLLSGKIDRLKNDLKRFGVEVDDTLIQKAIQEVRSEALAKFDTPTKRALIVVGLWIVFQQITGINVPFYYGPTIILNLHIFGSSSNPVYSEIYSVLAASVLAVINVAATFIAFRYIDRIGRRNLGLSAYAGMLVFDLLGGFLVMKGILIGALIAFAGFIIFFAYGVGGTGWLIQAEYFKTALRGRMAAIIALIDWLSNFAIIEVFPVMLSTIGLAGSMFVFAAFDAIALILMYFILPETKGLSLEQIVKMFSETSLSQMRKGRESVIKMERKEEVK; encoded by the coding sequence ATGTCTTCACAGTCTGCATTACAACAGATTTTAGACCATATAGATACTAAGAAGGTCACAAGGTTCTATTGGATAATTACCATACTGGCTGCAATAGGTGGATTCTTGTTTGGTTACGATACCGAAGTTATAGGTATTGCCTCAGTGTTCGTTCCCTACCACTTTACTGGTTTAGTTTTAGGATATGAAATAGCTAGTGCTTCACTGGGAGCAGCGATAGGAGCCATCATAGCTTACTTTTATACAGACAGGTATGGAAGAAAATCTCTGCTTATAGCTGATGCAGGAATTTATGCAGGAGCTGCAATACTTTCTGCGTTAACGATAAATGGTTTAATGCTCCTAATAATGAGGACAATTATTGGTATTGCAATTGGTGCTGATTCAGCTGTAGCCACAGCGTATATCACAGAATATGCTCCGAAAGATAGGAGAGGAGCTCTAGGCATAATGCAACAATGGATGATAACTATAGGTATTTTAGGCTCTTATATTGTAGGTTCAGCAATACTATTGATTGCACCTTCCTTAGCTTTCACCATAGATTGGAGGTTAATATTAGGAGTAGCTGCAATCCCGGCAATAATAGGCTTGGTTTTCAGATTCTTAATGCCTGAATCTCCTAGATGGTTATTATTAAGCGGGAAGATTGATAGGTTAAAGAATGACCTAAAAAGATTTGGGGTTGAGGTCGATGATACACTAATACAGAAGGCTATTCAAGAAGTTAGGAGTGAGGCTTTAGCAAAGTTTGATACACCAACAAAAAGGGCATTGATTGTAGTGGGCTTATGGATTGTTTTTCAACAAATAACGGGAATTAACGTACCTTTCTACTATGGACCTACAATAATATTAAATCTACATATATTTGGTAGTTCCTCAAACCCAGTTTATAGTGAAATATACTCAGTTTTAGCTGCCTCAGTACTCGCTGTTATAAACGTTGCTGCAACATTCATAGCGTTTAGATATATTGACAGAATCGGTAGGAGAAACTTAGGATTATCTGCTTATGCTGGTATGTTAGTATTTGATCTTTTAGGTGGTTTTCTCGTAATGAAAGGGATATTAATAGGGGCACTCATAGCTTTCGCTGGCTTCATAATATTCTTCGCCTATGGCGTAGGAGGAACCGGATGGCTAATTCAGGCAGAGTACTTTAAAACTGCATTAAGAGGTAGAATGGCAGCTATAATAGCTTTAATTGATTGGTTATCAAACTTCGCTATAATAGAGGTCTTCCCAGTGATGTTATCAACAATAGGTCTTGCAGGATCTATGTTTGTGTTTGCAGCATTCGACGCAATAGCCTTGATATTGATGTACTTCATATTGCCTGAAACTAAGGGATTGTCTCTGGAGCAAATTGTTAAGATGTTCTCAGAAACTTCATTATCACAAATGAGAAAAGGTAGAGAATCAGTAATTAAGATGGAAAGAAAAGAGGAAGTTAAGTGA
- a CDS encoding sugar phosphate isomerase/epimerase, which translates to MKWNLGIISDEISQDFEHSLKVISELGANFVEIRNLWNKNVVSLSDSEISEMRNLVVKYNLQISNLDSFTFKTYIDDEKEYREHLNVFKKVIELSKRLDLTYTRIFTFWYEGELDHYLDKLIERLSEAIDIAKTEGIIIVIENEYSCLVGNGRDLKTLLDKVDTRWVKVLWDPGNAFVARETPFPNGYGLIKDHVTHMHVKDVKVINGGFKWMPIGKGSINYRNQLSAVKNKPIVISLETHYRNDKNDPEESTRESFLGMKKILNEIEDSF; encoded by the coding sequence ATGAAGTGGAATTTAGGAATAATTTCAGACGAAATATCACAAGATTTTGAGCATTCTCTAAAGGTTATATCGGAACTAGGTGCTAATTTCGTTGAAATAAGAAATCTATGGAACAAAAATGTTGTTAGTTTAAGTGACTCGGAAATATCTGAAATGAGAAATTTAGTTGTAAAATATAATTTACAAATATCCAATTTGGATTCGTTCACATTTAAGACTTATATTGATGACGAGAAAGAGTATAGGGAACACTTAAACGTATTTAAGAAGGTAATAGAGTTAAGTAAGAGACTTGACTTAACTTACACTAGGATATTTACTTTCTGGTATGAAGGGGAATTAGACCATTATTTAGACAAGCTAATTGAGAGGCTTAGTGAGGCAATTGATATCGCTAAAACTGAGGGAATCATTATTGTAATTGAAAATGAGTATAGTTGCCTAGTCGGTAATGGAAGAGATTTAAAGACCTTATTGGATAAGGTAGATACAAGATGGGTTAAAGTATTATGGGACCCCGGTAATGCTTTCGTAGCTAGGGAAACACCTTTTCCTAATGGTTATGGACTAATAAAAGATCACGTAACTCACATGCACGTTAAAGACGTAAAGGTAATAAATGGTGGTTTTAAATGGATGCCTATTGGCAAAGGAAGTATTAACTATAGAAATCAATTAAGTGCTGTGAAGAATAAACCTATAGTTATATCTTTAGAAACTCACTATAGAAATGATAAGAATGATCCTGAAGAGAGTACTAGGGAATCCTTCCTAGGTATGAAGAAGATATTAAATGAGATAGAAGATTCCTTTTAG
- a CDS encoding aldo/keto reductase has product MKYVRLGDSGLKVSQICLGTWFLPLLSEKDELGVYKVDEETTLKILKKAYDEGVNFIDTANVYHGALWETDPLHVGLSEKLVGKFLSSVDRESVVISTKVRGKMANWANGEGLSRKHITWQIRESLRRLNTEYVDIYIIHWTDHETPKIETLRTLNDLVRRGLVYYLGVSNHEAHDIIEFLELSERYNLEKFSVIQDLYNLLERQVERYKLSIARRFGLAIMAYAPLAHGFLTGKYVDFNNKTWKVDELTRISLNERLKTRYFRDSHLKVLLTLKEIADEKDATISQISIAWLLKRGEEFNVPIIPVIGVTRLEHLDDNLNAIKIKLSYDDMKKIDEALGNA; this is encoded by the coding sequence ATGAAATATGTTAGGTTAGGAGATAGCGGATTAAAAGTGTCTCAAATATGCCTAGGCACTTGGTTTCTACCACTATTATCGGAGAAGGATGAATTAGGAGTATATAAGGTAGATGAAGAGACTACTTTAAAGATACTTAAGAAGGCTTACGACGAGGGAGTGAATTTCATAGATACTGCTAACGTATATCACGGGGCATTATGGGAAACGGACCCTCTACACGTGGGTTTATCAGAAAAATTAGTGGGTAAGTTCCTTTCTTCAGTGGATAGGGAATCTGTTGTAATTTCAACCAAGGTAAGGGGAAAGATGGCTAATTGGGCTAATGGAGAAGGATTGTCTAGAAAGCATATAACGTGGCAAATAAGGGAAAGTTTAAGGAGGTTGAATACTGAATATGTTGACATTTACATAATACATTGGACAGATCACGAGACCCCTAAGATAGAGACGCTCAGAACTCTAAATGATTTGGTAAGACGTGGGCTAGTTTATTACTTAGGTGTTAGCAATCATGAGGCTCATGACATAATTGAATTCTTAGAATTAAGTGAGAGATATAACTTGGAGAAGTTTAGTGTAATTCAAGATTTATATAATCTTTTAGAAAGGCAAGTAGAGAGATATAAATTAAGTATCGCTAGAAGATTTGGACTTGCGATTATGGCTTATGCTCCCTTAGCCCACGGCTTCCTAACTGGCAAATATGTAGACTTCAATAATAAGACATGGAAGGTAGATGAACTTACTAGGATTTCATTAAATGAAAGACTTAAAACTAGATATTTTAGAGATAGTCATCTTAAAGTATTACTTACGTTAAAGGAGATTGCTGATGAGAAAGATGCGACTATCTCACAAATTAGTATAGCTTGGCTTCTAAAAAGAGGGGAAGAATTTAACGTACCTATAATCCCAGTTATTGGAGTTACGAGACTAGAGCATCTAGATGATAATTTAAATGCTATTAAAATAAAATTGTCTTACGATGATATGAAAAAAATTGATGAGGCTCTAGGAAATGCTTGA